The following are encoded together in the bacterium genome:
- a CDS encoding uracil-DNA glycosylase, producing MSTLEQKKEKLEELVAKIKTCQLCPLYKNTTNAVPGEGNPNADILFIGEGPGKKEDELGRPFVGAAGKLLEALLQHIGLTRNDVFIANVVKHRPPGNRDPLPEEVTACWPYLQKQVEIIAPKIIVLLGRHSLARFLPELAIGKAHGKPFRKDKLVYYPMYHPAAALYNGSLREVMFQDASRIPLILKKINKTS from the coding sequence ATGTCCACTCTGGAACAAAAGAAAGAAAAGCTCGAAGAATTAGTAGCCAAGATCAAGACTTGCCAACTTTGCCCACTCTATAAAAACACCACCAATGCTGTTCCCGGTGAAGGTAATCCCAACGCCGACATTCTTTTTATCGGCGAAGGCCCGGGCAAAAAAGAAGATGAGCTTGGCCGCCCTTTCGTTGGGGCAGCGGGAAAACTACTCGAAGCACTACTACAACATATCGGCCTCACGCGCAACGACGTTTTTATCGCCAATGTGGTTAAACATCGACCACCGGGCAATCGCGACCCATTACCAGAAGAGGTTACGGCTTGCTGGCCCTACTTGCAAAAGCAAGTCGAAATCATCGCCCCAAAAATAATCGTTCTATTGGGTCGCCATTCATTGGCCCGCTTTCTACCGGAATTGGCAATCGGCAAAGCCCATGGCAAACCATTCCGTAAAGATAAACTGGTTTACTATCCGATGTATCACCCCGCCGCCGCGCTTTATAATGGCAGTTTAAGAGAAGTAATGTTTCAAGACGCGTCCAGAATCCCCCTGATATTAAAGAAAATCAATAAAACATCGTAG
- a CDS encoding deoxyribonuclease IV: MSLIGAHVSGAGSLDLAPDNAKLLGCEVFQFFSRSPRGGPSRPITKEIADLFKGKTKEYGMESYIHAPYYINFASGNDRISHGSAATIREELERGTALGVKHVMTHLGSSKDLGKDEAIKQTIERIKEIYKKPEKWTTKLLLENSAGAGGVVGARFEELGQIIDGVSEDIGICLDSCHMFASGYAIRTSEEIANTLKEFKKYLALDKIKLLHANDSKFELGEFKDRHDDIGNGKLGINTFKNLMANKTFSKINWILETPGGEERQTQDLELLKKMRNNI, translated from the coding sequence ATGTCACTCATAGGTGCTCACGTATCAGGCGCAGGATCATTAGATCTCGCCCCCGACAACGCAAAACTCCTCGGTTGCGAGGTTTTTCAGTTCTTTTCGCGCAGTCCGCGTGGCGGTCCCAGCAGACCTATCACCAAAGAAATTGCCGACCTGTTCAAAGGAAAAACCAAAGAATACGGCATGGAAAGCTACATCCACGCGCCATACTACATCAATTTCGCATCTGGCAATGATCGTATTTCGCACGGCTCCGCCGCCACCATTCGTGAGGAATTAGAACGGGGTACAGCCTTGGGTGTTAAACATGTAATGACCCACCTTGGTTCAAGTAAAGATCTAGGCAAGGACGAAGCAATCAAACAAACAATCGAGCGAATAAAAGAAATATATAAGAAACCTGAAAAATGGACGACAAAACTACTCTTGGAAAATTCCGCCGGTGCGGGTGGAGTAGTGGGTGCCAGATTTGAAGAATTGGGACAAATTATTGACGGAGTAAGCGAAGACATCGGTATTTGTCTGGACAGTTGTCACATGTTCGCGTCCGGATATGCAATTCGTACGTCCGAGGAAATCGCCAACACGCTAAAAGAATTTAAGAAATATCTTGCATTGGATAAAATAAAACTCCTACATGCAAATGATTCAAAATTTGAGCTGGGCGAATTCAAAGATCGTCACGATGATATTGGTAACGGCAAGTTGGGAATCAATACTTTTAAAAATCTCATGGCCAATAAAACTTTTTCCAAAATAAATTGGATATTGGAGACCCCGGGAGGAGAGGAGAGACAGACTCAGGATTTGGAGTTGTTGAAAAAAATGCGTAATAATATATAA
- the rny gene encoding ribonuclease Y: protein MFGKLFSFFRKAPKPQPRKFEEPFEVEQRKQRIEPRVKPQHEPRVQQVAQNEKQARNEAAEIVMEAKQEAIEIRRRVDEDTHQEKQRLAQLEERVIQREERIAVKLDEMEAKARRLQEKIKAVQEKEASVDQLYAEEQQKLSEVAQLSPMEAEKKVLFAAEERTKVELVRRMRKLEEVGRDEWEKRANNLLAQVVQRYAASQVSETTTSVVHLADDTLKGRIIGKEGRNIKVLETITGCEILVDETPGTIVVSGFSPLRRQIAKVSIERLIEDGRIQPARIEEVVAKAKKDIAKNVMEAGEEVVYDLGITDFHPNLVQLIGRLKFRTSYGQSILQHSWEAARIATMLCEELGGDVNITKRATLLHDIGKAVDHEVEGNHVEIGINIMKKFSIPEAIIKAAAAHHDSYPFETMEALIVQVADAISASRPGARRESYELYVKRMEDLERLAQAFDGVQKVYAISAGREVRVFVQPEKVDDLSAIKLAQDIAAKIEQELEYPGDVKVNVVRELRAEAIAK from the coding sequence ATGTTTGGAAAATTATTTAGTTTTTTTAGGAAAGCCCCTAAACCGCAACCACGCAAATTTGAGGAACCATTTGAGGTTGAACAAAGAAAACAACGCATTGAACCAAGAGTAAAACCCCAACATGAACCGCGTGTGCAACAGGTGGCCCAAAACGAAAAACAGGCCCGCAACGAAGCGGCCGAAATTGTTATGGAAGCCAAACAGGAAGCAATCGAAATTCGCCGTCGGGTCGACGAAGACACGCATCAAGAAAAACAACGCCTCGCCCAACTGGAAGAACGCGTTATTCAACGCGAAGAGCGCATTGCCGTCAAACTGGATGAAATGGAAGCCAAAGCCCGCCGTTTGCAGGAAAAAATAAAAGCAGTCCAAGAAAAAGAGGCGTCTGTTGATCAACTCTATGCCGAAGAACAACAAAAACTGTCAGAAGTGGCCCAACTTTCACCAATGGAAGCGGAGAAGAAAGTTTTGTTTGCCGCCGAAGAACGCACCAAGGTGGAACTCGTTCGCCGAATGCGTAAATTGGAAGAAGTGGGACGTGACGAATGGGAAAAACGCGCCAACAACCTTTTGGCGCAAGTTGTCCAACGTTATGCCGCCTCACAAGTTTCTGAAACAACGACTTCCGTCGTCCATTTGGCCGATGACACGTTGAAAGGCCGTATTATCGGCAAAGAAGGACGCAACATCAAGGTTTTGGAAACTATTACTGGCTGTGAAATTTTGGTCGATGAAACCCCGGGCACGATTGTTGTTTCCGGTTTTTCACCGCTCCGTCGTCAAATCGCCAAAGTATCCATTGAGCGCCTGATCGAAGATGGACGTATTCAACCCGCTCGTATTGAAGAAGTAGTCGCAAAAGCCAAAAAAGACATCGCTAAAAATGTGATGGAGGCCGGGGAAGAAGTGGTTTACGACCTCGGTATCACCGATTTTCACCCAAACTTGGTCCAACTAATCGGCCGTCTCAAATTCCGCACCAGCTACGGCCAAAGTATTCTCCAACATTCATGGGAAGCCGCCAGAATCGCTACGATGCTTTGCGAAGAATTGGGCGGTGACGTAAATATCACCAAACGCGCCACATTGCTCCACGACATCGGTAAGGCGGTTGATCACGAAGTAGAAGGAAACCACGTTGAAATCGGCATCAACATTATGAAGAAATTCAGTATTCCGGAAGCCATCATTAAAGCCGCCGCCGCTCACCATGATAGTTATCCGTTCGAAACAATGGAAGCGTTAATCGTGCAGGTAGCCGACGCCATTTCTGCCTCCCGTCCCGGTGCGCGTCGCGAAAGCTATGAACTCTATGTGAAACGCATGGAAGACTTGGAAAGATTGGCGCAAGCCTTTGATGGCGTGCAAAAAGTTTACGCCATCTCTGCCGGCCGTGAAGTACGTGTGTTTGTGCAACCCGAAAAAGTAGATGATTTGTCCGCCATCAAATTAGCCCAAGACATCGCCGCCAAAATCGAACAAGAACTCGAATACCCGGGTGACGTGAAAGTTAACGTCGTCCGCGAACTCCGCGCGGAAGCTATCGCGAAATGA
- a CDS encoding ATP-dependent Clp protease proteolytic subunit, translated as MRHKEESNQEVSYLIPTVIEKSQFGERAYDIYSRLLRERIIFLSGAITDAMANTIIAQLIFLANQDEKKDISLYINSPGGSVTAGLAIYDTMQYIPCDVSTICVGMAASMAATLLAAGVKGKRVALPNAEVLIHQVMGGAEGQATEIEISARHILATKERLNRILSKHTGQIIKKIEKDTDRDYYMSADEAKAYGIIDKIVTSKKSA; from the coding sequence ATGCGTCATAAAGAAGAATCAAATCAAGAAGTGTCATATCTAATCCCCACCGTCATCGAAAAAAGCCAATTCGGCGAACGGGCTTACGATATTTACTCACGCCTCCTCCGCGAACGAATAATTTTCTTGAGTGGCGCAATTACCGACGCGATGGCCAATACAATCATTGCCCAATTAATCTTTTTAGCAAATCAAGACGAAAAAAAAGACATCTCCCTTTACATCAATTCTCCCGGTGGAAGCGTGACGGCTGGTCTCGCCATCTACGACACAATGCAATACATCCCGTGCGATGTATCGACAATCTGTGTCGGCATGGCGGCGAGCATGGCCGCGACCCTTCTGGCCGCCGGAGTAAAAGGTAAAAGAGTCGCGCTTCCTAACGCGGAAGTACTGATTCACCAAGTTATGGGCGGAGCGGAAGGGCAAGCCACGGAAATTGAAATTTCCGCGCGGCATATTCTTGCCACAAAAGAACGTCTTAATCGCATTCTCTCAAAACATACCGGACAAATTATTAAGAAGATTGAAAAAGACACGGATCGCGACTATTATATGTCGGCCGACGAAGCCAAAGCCTACGGCATTATCGATAAAATCGTCACGTCTAAAAAATCTGCTTAA
- the tig gene encoding trigger factor yields MKVTKEKLPKSKIKLIIEIEPDEVQPFLDVAAKEESKKHPVKGFRPGQVPFDVMRSAIGDHHLVETALQKLVPKTYVDALLEDKEIEAIGRPEIEAKEVEIGKNWVYEATVSMLPDIKLGEYKSVKETKKQMTVEDKEVDTEIEELRKMRASYVTVQRVAEKGDRVDIDINVSADGVPLEDGNARKQSVILGDSHLFPEFEVQIIGAKEGETKEFPIKFPADHPQKDLQNKTVDFKIKVLTVQQQNLPEINDNFAQGMGKFANIDELKVKIKENILLEKEYKETQRLQQALLEQVVEKTTFEEIPELLVENELDKMVSEMEEGITQIGLTMEQYLLQIKKTQEQMRDGLKEQAMKRIKSGLTLRSIAKIENIEVSDDEVQKEMIKFLQRFPSAEEAKKQVDIEALTEITVGTLRNKKVFELLEKLAGI; encoded by the coding sequence ATGAAAGTCACAAAAGAGAAACTCCCTAAGTCAAAAATCAAGTTAATTATTGAAATTGAACCGGACGAGGTCCAGCCGTTTTTGGATGTGGCCGCTAAAGAAGAATCAAAAAAACACCCCGTAAAAGGTTTTCGTCCCGGCCAAGTCCCGTTTGATGTGATGCGTTCCGCCATTGGTGATCATCACTTGGTTGAAACCGCCCTCCAAAAACTCGTCCCGAAAACTTATGTGGACGCGCTTTTGGAAGATAAAGAAATTGAAGCAATCGGTCGTCCGGAAATTGAAGCTAAAGAAGTGGAAATTGGCAAGAATTGGGTCTACGAGGCCACTGTTTCGATGTTGCCCGATATTAAACTGGGCGAATATAAATCCGTCAAGGAAACAAAAAAACAAATGACGGTTGAAGATAAAGAAGTCGACACTGAAATTGAAGAACTCCGCAAAATGCGCGCTTCCTACGTCACTGTTCAGAGAGTCGCCGAAAAGGGCGATCGGGTAGATATCGATATTAATGTTTCCGCGGATGGTGTCCCGCTCGAAGACGGCAATGCGCGCAAGCAATCCGTAATTTTGGGCGACAGTCACTTATTCCCGGAATTTGAGGTCCAAATTATTGGTGCCAAAGAAGGCGAAACAAAAGAATTTCCGATCAAATTTCCCGCCGATCACCCACAAAAGGACCTCCAGAACAAAACCGTTGATTTCAAAATCAAAGTTTTAACGGTGCAACAACAGAATTTACCGGAAATAAACGATAATTTCGCCCAAGGAATGGGTAAATTTGCGAATATCGATGAACTGAAAGTCAAAATTAAAGAAAACATACTGTTAGAAAAAGAATATAAGGAAACACAACGGTTACAACAAGCGTTACTGGAACAAGTGGTAGAAAAAACCACCTTCGAAGAAATTCCGGAACTTCTCGTTGAAAATGAGCTGGATAAAATGGTTTCCGAAATGGAAGAGGGAATCACTCAAATAGGCTTAACAATGGAACAATATCTGTTGCAAATCAAAAAAACCCAAGAACAAATGCGTGACGGTTTGAAAGAACAAGCCATGAAACGCATTAAATCGGGTTTAACTTTACGTTCAATTGCAAAAATTGAAAATATTGAAGTTAGCGATGACGAAGTACAAAAAGAAATGATTAAATTTCTGCAACGTTTTCCAAGCGCCGAAGAAGCCAAAAAACAGGTCGATATTGAGGCGTTGACGGAGATCACTGTTGGTACTTTACGAAACAAGAAAGTATTTGAGTTGTTAGAAAAACTAGCGGGAATATAA
- a CDS encoding CdaR family protein, translated as MERKINLLAFFTKDLNIKLLALAVAVGLWATLSFLGNHTVTIDNITPDIVNIPTGLGLGENLPKVTVQLRAPLTNNAVTSQDKNQLVRAFIDLSGSGIGERTVSVSVTTSIPNATIISVVPNSITVALDPSVEREVPVRVIPEGSPAEGYQLGIIQPTPQLVKVRAALGLFQTLSAGIDAKINVAGIKEAFEGDAYLVLPTGVQSGVDRVRVKIAVEQTQISKNLGIRVKTQGTPQNGYFVRGITTTPVTIEVTGDRNLVDPLTLVDTEPINIDGAISARDGDLKPTLPNGVKLSSGETTIRARVDIAPLEDTKEISAPISIKDLPDGLRASTVNPTSLKVSLRGKNVSNLQNNDAKIYISASGKNDGTFSVQPQVSDIVTPDQTTAVAVEQKSVNITLERY; from the coding sequence ATGGAACGAAAAATAAATCTCCTCGCGTTTTTCACAAAAGACTTAAACATTAAACTGCTTGCCTTAGCCGTTGCCGTCGGTTTATGGGCTACACTTAGTTTTTTGGGAAATCACACAGTCACGATCGACAATATCACTCCGGACATCGTCAATATTCCAACCGGACTTGGACTGGGTGAAAATCTTCCAAAAGTCACCGTTCAGTTGCGCGCCCCACTAACGAATAATGCCGTCACATCACAAGACAAAAACCAACTGGTTCGCGCCTTTATCGATCTTAGCGGCAGCGGCATCGGTGAACGCACCGTTTCAGTCTCGGTAACAACTTCTATCCCCAACGCAACAATAATTTCCGTTGTACCAAACTCCATCACGGTTGCTCTTGATCCATCCGTTGAACGGGAAGTACCCGTGAGAGTTATCCCCGAAGGCAGTCCTGCGGAAGGGTACCAGCTTGGAATAATTCAACCCACCCCGCAATTGGTGAAAGTACGCGCGGCGTTAGGACTTTTTCAGACCCTTTCCGCCGGTATTGATGCCAAAATCAATGTGGCAGGAATCAAGGAAGCGTTTGAAGGCGATGCCTATTTGGTTTTACCGACAGGCGTTCAATCGGGCGTTGATCGTGTTCGAGTGAAAATTGCCGTTGAACAAACACAAATCAGCAAAAACCTTGGTATCCGCGTAAAAACCCAAGGCACGCCACAAAACGGTTATTTTGTGCGCGGTATCACTACAACACCAGTGACCATAGAAGTTACCGGCGATCGTAATTTAGTTGATCCACTTACTTTGGTAGACACCGAACCAATCAATATCGACGGTGCCATTTCCGCCCGCGATGGGGATTTAAAACCGACACTACCTAATGGAGTAAAATTATCTTCCGGTGAAACAACAATTAGGGCCCGCGTTGATATCGCGCCGTTGGAAGACACCAAAGAAATCAGCGCTCCGATTTCCATAAAAGATTTACCCGATGGTTTACGCGCGTCCACTGTTAATCCGACATCGCTGAAGGTTTCTCTAAGAGGAAAAAATGTTTCCAACCTGCAGAATAATGACGCGAAAATCTACATCAGTGCTTCGGGTAAAAACGATGGAACTTTTAGCGTCCAACCACAGGTGAGTGACATTGTAACACCGGACCAGACGACGGCCGTTGCTGTTGAGCAGAAGAGTGTAAACATCACATTGGAACGATACTAG
- a CDS encoding Fic family protein — protein MPKLDTKQQKIVGLFLEKGEMQSSDVHNALSGQGEDISLVTVKRALSELESGGILTTAGLGRSTSYKISSVGRVFADIDAKQYCTIEPDKRYGLKQFNFDLLPAVPTNIIFEDEVNKLDEATVKYKERIKDSSAVIQKKELERLVIELSWKSSKLEGNTYTLLDTERLILENKKAEGHSKDEAQMILNHKDAFNYIHQNSAQFKTVSRKNIEELHTILVKDLGVGVGLRKKVVGVTGSIYHPLDNIHQISEAIESLANTVSRLATPYEKALVVLLGISYIQPFEDGNKRTARLMTNAILLAHKCAPLSYRSIDENDYREAMLVFYEINSLMPIKKIFIEQYLFAAENYAVR, from the coding sequence ATGCCCAAATTAGACACAAAACAGCAAAAAATCGTCGGTTTGTTTCTCGAAAAAGGCGAGATGCAATCTTCAGATGTTCATAATGCACTTAGTGGTCAAGGGGAAGATATTTCGCTTGTCACTGTTAAAAGGGCTTTGTCCGAACTGGAAAGCGGTGGAATTTTAACTACTGCCGGATTGGGACGATCGACAAGTTACAAGATTTCCTCTGTCGGAAGAGTATTCGCGGATATTGACGCGAAACAATACTGTACGATTGAACCGGACAAAAGATACGGCTTGAAACAATTCAATTTTGATTTATTACCGGCCGTGCCGACCAATATTATTTTTGAAGATGAAGTAAATAAACTCGACGAGGCGACGGTAAAGTACAAAGAAAGAATAAAAGACAGTTCCGCCGTAATTCAAAAGAAAGAACTGGAAAGATTGGTAATTGAACTGTCATGGAAATCATCAAAGCTTGAGGGAAATACCTATACTCTTTTGGACACAGAAAGACTTATTTTGGAAAACAAGAAAGCCGAGGGACACAGTAAGGATGAAGCGCAAATGATTCTTAATCATAAGGATGCTTTTAATTATATTCATCAGAACTCGGCGCAATTTAAAACCGTGTCCCGAAAAAATATTGAAGAATTACACACAATTCTTGTAAAAGATTTAGGTGTCGGTGTGGGTTTGCGAAAAAAAGTTGTTGGCGTGACCGGTTCAATTTATCATCCATTGGATAATATCCACCAAATTTCCGAAGCGATTGAGTCGCTTGCCAATACCGTTTCGCGACTGGCAACGCCGTATGAAAAAGCACTCGTTGTGTTGCTTGGTATTAGTTATATTCAACCGTTCGAAGACGGAAATAAGAGAACCGCGCGATTGATGACTAATGCGATATTGCTTGCTCATAAGTGCGCCCCGCTTTCCTATCGCAGTATTGACGAAAATGATTACCGTGAAGCGATGTTGGTTTTTTATGAAATAAATTCCTTGATGCCGATTAAAAAAATATTTATTGAACAATACTTGTTTGCCGCGGAAAATTACGCGGTGAGATAA